One Caretta caretta isolate rCarCar2 chromosome 8, rCarCar1.hap1, whole genome shotgun sequence DNA window includes the following coding sequences:
- the LOC142072978 gene encoding protocadherin alpha-8-like: MVRQKIKTSPLLPVYADNQGFRRTSNTVALELNYQFPEAYTFLYDLAVYSKKSASAMALLRRDSLGTGQLLRLVLLHTAWEVGSGQVRYSLPEESKHGTFVGRLAQDLGLEVSELVPRMFRMVSKGRGDYFEVNLQSGVLFVNSPVDREEVCGQRPLCAIDLEVIVDKPLRIFHVEVEIQDINDNAPVFPVTELNLFISESTLLGSRFPQEGAFDTDIGTNSLLTYKLSSNEYFTLDVQVRNDHNNLAELVLKKALDREETPEHRLLFTATDRGKPELTGTVQLVITVLDANDNAPVFNQSVYEVTVLENTANGTLVIKLNATDLDEGTNKNISYAFGNFVPPIVRAAFNLNSDTGEIRVKGDLDYEHVQLYEIRVEAQDKGHQSMTGQCSVLLHVLDVNDNAPELAVTSLSLPVPEDAPPGTVVALISVSDRDSGDNGKVTCSIPPDLPFQLVSTFKNYHSLVLAEAVDRERVSEYKILVTARDEGAPSLSASSSILVPIADVNDNAPAFPQPVYTVFVKENNRPGAHLLSVSASDPDVRENAFVSYSVVERSVGEQQPVSSYISVHSESGHIYGLQPFDYEELQVLQFQVSARDAGFPSLCGNVTVQLFVLDENDNAPAVSPPGSGRGSPGPELVPLSAGAGHVVGKVRAVDVDSGYNAWLRYEVQEAGAAGPFRVGVYSGEISTTRALEEADGPSQRLVILVKDHGEPALSATATVSLSLVESPQAVKWDSRQRVGSERPLVDLNVSLTIAICSLSGLFVLVIVVYVGLRCHPGPEVMCGPGKATVVCSSEVGSWSYSQRQSRKLCVWEGTAKNDLMVFRPNFPHSSENGEAGKGQILTPNVSGQVSFMNLFYICL; encoded by the coding sequence ATGGTAAGGCAAAAAATCAAAACCTCTCCTCTTTTGCCTGTATACGCAGACAATCAGGGGTTCAGGAGGACGTCAAATACCGTGGCATTGGAATTAAACTACCAATTTCCAGAGGCTTACACATTTTTGTATGATTTGGCTGTATATTCGAAGAAATCGGCGTCCGCGATGGCTCTTCTCCGGCGAGACTCCCTGGGAACCGGGCAGCTGCTGCGGCTGGTTCTGCTACACAcggcctgggaggtgggcagcggCCAGGTCCGTTATTCCCTGCCGGAGGAATCCAAACACGGCACCTTTGTGGGCCGCCTGGCCCAGGACCTGGGGCTGGAGGTGTCGGAGCTGGTGCCTCGGATGTTCCGGATGGTCTCCAAAGGCAGGGGAGACTATTTTGAGGTAAATTTGCAGAGCGGCGTTTTGTTTGTTAATTCGCCAGTAGACAGGGAAGAGGTGTGCGGCCAAAGACCCCTGTGCGCCATTGACCTGGAGGTGATAGTGGACAAACCCCTGAGGATATTTCACGTGGAAGTGGAGATACAGGATATAAATGACAATGCTCCTGTGTTCCCCGTAACTGAATTAAATCTCTTTATATCAGAATCAACACTGTTGGGCTCGCGTTTCCCCCAAGAGGGCGCGTTTGACACAGATATTGGTACAAACTCTCTGCTCACCTATAAACTGAGCTCTAATGAATATTTTACTTTAGATGTACAAGTGAGAAATGACCATAATAACTTAGCAGAGCTTGTGTTAAAGAAAGCTCTGGACAGAGAGGAAACCCCTGAGCATCGTTTATTGTTCACCGCCACTGACAGGGGCAAACCGGAGCTGACGGGCACGGTTCAGCTGGTGATCACTGTGCTGGATGCCAATGATAACGCGCCTGTATTTAATCAGTCTGTTTATGAGGTAACTGTGTTGGAAAATACAGCTAATGGGACATTAGTAATCAAACTTAACGCCACCGATTTGGATGAAGGAACTAACAAGAACATTTCATATGCGTTTGGTAATTTTGTGCCTCCCATTGTAAGAGCGGCGTTTAACCTAAATTCCGATACCGGTGAAATCAGGGTGAAAGGAGACCTCGATTACGAGCACGTTCAGTTATATGAAATTCGAGTTGAAGCTCAAGATAAAGGTCACCAGTCAATGACGGGACAGTGCAGTGTTTTACTTCATGTTTTAGACGTGAACGATAACGCCCCTGAGCTGGCCGTGACTTCCCTTTCCCTGCCGGTGCCGGAGGACGCTCCCCCCGGGACAGTGGTGGCTCTTATTAGCGTCTCCGACCGGGACTCGGGAGACAACGGCAAAGTCACCTGCTCCATCCCCCCGGACCTGCCCTTTCAGCTCGTCTCCACCTTTAAGAATTATCACTCGCTGGTGCTGGCGGAGGCCGTGGATCGGGAGCGAGTGTCTGAATATAAGATCCTGGTGACAGCCAGAGACGAAGGGGCCCCGTCTCTCTcggccagcagcagcattttggtgCCGATCGCGGATGTGAACGATAACGCCCCTGCTTTCCCTCAGCCCGTGTACACGGTGTTTGTGAAGGAAAACAACCGTCCCGGGGCCCATCTCTTGAGCGTGTCGGCGTCGGACCCGGACGTGCGGGAAAACGCCTTTGTGAGCTACTCGGTGGTGGAGCGCAGTGTGGGAGAGCAGCAGCCCGTGTCCAGCTACATCTCGGTGCACTCGGAGAGCGGGCACATCTATGGGCTGCAGCCCTTTGACTACGaggagctgcaagtgctgcagTTCCAGGTGAGCGCGAGGGACGCCGGGTTCCCCTCCTTGTGCGGGAACGTGACCGTGCAGCTCTTCGTCCTGGATGAAAATGACAACGCGCCGGCAGTGTCCCCGCCTGGCTCCGGCCGCGGCTCGCCAGGGCCCGAGCTGGTTCCGCTGTCGGCCGGCGCAGGGCACGTGGTGGGCAAGGTCCGAGCGGTGGATGTGGATTCCGGCTACAACGCGTGGCTTCGCTACGAAGTGCAGGAGGCCGGGGCTGCGGGGCCTTTCCGGGTGGGTGTGTACAGCGGGGAGATCAGCACCACGCGGGCCTTGGAGGAGGCGGACGGCCCCAGCCAGAGACTCGTGATCCTGGTGAAGGACCATGGGGAGCCGGCGCTGTCAGCGACAGCCACGGTCAGCCTGTCCCTGGTGGAGAGTCCGCAGGCTGTGAAATGGGACTCGAGGCAAAGGGTCGGGAGCGAAAGGCCCTTGGTTGACCTGAACGTGTCTTTAACGATCGCCATTTGCTCGTTGTCCGGGCTGTTTGTGTTGGTGATTGTCGTGTACGTTGGCCTGAGATGCCACCCGGGTCCGGAAGTGATGTGCGGTCCTGGGAAAGCCACCGTGGTGTGCTCGAGCGAAGTGGGGAGTTGGTCGTATTCGCAGCGCCAGAGCCggaagctgtgtgtctgggaaggcACCGCCAAGAATGACTTGATGGTTTTCCGCCCCAACTTTCCTCACTCCTCGGAAAAtggagaggcagggaaggggcagattcTCACACCAAATGTGTCTGGCCAGGTGAGTTTCATGAATTTGTTCTATATTtgtttgtga